Sequence from the Gemmatimonas sp. genome:
CGACCGGCGGTTGCAGGCCAAGATGGGGTGAGCCTGCGGTGCGAGGCACGAAGGAGCGGAGGCACCAGGGGGCGGAGGCACGGAGAACACTCCCTGTGCCTCCGCGTCCCTTTTGACGGGAGAGGGAGCGGGCGGTAGCATGGGTGGTCCCCTCCACCTCGAGACCCGTCATGCACCGACCACTCGCCGCCCTGCTGGCACTGGCCGCCCTCCCCGTCGCCCTCCCCGTCGCCCTCGGCGCGCAGCGACCCGCGCCCCCCGCCCCGCAACCCGTCGTTACGCCGGCGTTGTACCAGGGGCTCACCTGGCGACACATCGGTCCCGAAGGCAATCGTTTCAGCTCGGCGGTTGGCATACCGGGCGATCCGCACACGTATTACGTGGGCGCGGCCTCGGGCGGCATTTACAAGACGACCGACGGTGGGGTGCATTGGAGCGAGATCTTCGATGACGTGCCGGTGCAGTCGATCGGCGCACTGGCCATTGCCCCCAGTGATCCGAACATCGTCTGGGCGGGCACCGGCGAAGCGCACATTCGCAGCCATATCTCGATTGGCCAGGGGATCTACAAGTCCACCGATGCCGGCAAGAGCTGGCAGCTCATGGGGCTCGAGAAGACGGGGCGCATTGCGCGCGTGGTGGTGCACCCCACGAACCCCGATGTAGTCCTGGCGTGCGCGCTGGGAACCGCCTACGGCCCGCAGCAGGAACGCGGCGTGTACCGCACCACCGATGGCGGATCCACGTGGACGCGGGTGCTCTTCACCACCCCCGACGCCGGCTGCAGTGACCTGGCCATGTCCCCCGCCAATCCGCGTACGCTCTACGCGGGCATGTGGCAGATCGAGATTCACACCTGGGGGCGTCGCAGCGGTGGGCCGGGGAGCGGCCTCTTCAAGAGCACCGACGGTGGCGTGACCTGGACGAAGCTCGTCGGGAACGGCCTGCCGACGAAGATCACCGGCAAGCACGCGCTGGCGATCGCGCGCAGCAACCCGTCACGCGTCTACGCCCTCATTGAGACGGGAGATGGGCTGCCCTTTGAGGGAGAGGCAACCGAAAGCGGGCAGCTCTGGCGCACCGACGACGACGGTGCCACCTGGCAACTCATGACCCGTGACCGCAATGCCATGGGGCGCGCGCACTACTACTCGCGCACCGCCGTGGCCACCGACAACGACAACGAGCTCTACTTTCTTACCGCGAGCTATGCGCGGTCGATCGACGGTGGACGCACGCTCACCACGCTGACCGGTGGCGAAGCGCCGGGCGGAGACCATCACGATATCTGGATCGATCCCACGAACGCCAACCGGCAGATTGTGGCGCACGATCAGGGACTGTCCATCACGATCAACCGCGGCCGGACGTGGTTCCGCCAGCGCCTCAGCAACGCCCAGATCTATCACGTTACCGTCGACAACAACGTGCCGTACAACGTGCTCGGCAACAAGCAGGATGAGCCGAGCTATCGCGGACCGAGCAACAGTCGGGTGCAGAGCGGGCGCAGCGCCGGCATCTCGCGTGGCATGTGGCACTCCGTGGGGGGCGGCGAGAGTGGCTGGGCCACACCCGATCCGGTCGATCCGAACATCATCTGGAGCACGGCCTCCGGCAGCGGCATGGTCGGTGGCATCGTGGTGCGTTTCGAGGAAAACCGTCGGCAGTTCCGCAACGTCGAGGTGTGGCCGCAGCAGTCGAATGGGCCGGCCGAGGGGGTGAAGTACCGCTTCGTGTGGGACGCCCCCCTGCTCATCTCGCCGCACGACCGCAACACGCTTTACACGGGCAGCCAGCATGTGCATCGCACGCAGGACGGCGGCAACAGCTGGCAGGTGATCAGCCCCGATCTCACGCGCAACGACCGGTCGCGCATGAAGAGCTCTGGCGGCCTCACCCCCGACAACATCGGCGTGGAGTACTCCGGCGTGGTGTACGGCATTGCGGAGTCCCCCAAGGCCAAGGGCACGATCTGGGTGGGCACGAACGACGGACTTGTGCAGCTCAGCCGCGACAATGGCGCGACCTGGACCAACGTGACGATGAACGTGCCGGGGATCCCCTTCTGGGGATCGGTGCGCTCCATCGCCGCCTCCAAGTGGGATGCCGCCACGGCGTACATCACCGTGGATGCGCATCAGGAGAACGATCGCGACCCGCACGTCTACCGCACCACCGACTACGGCAAGAGCTGGACGAAGATCGTCACCGGCATTCCGCGCAGCATGCTGAGCTACGCGAAGATCATCATCGAGGATCCGGTGCGGCAGGGCATGCTCTACCTCGGCACCGAGAACGCGATCTACCTGTCGTACGATCGCGGCGACACGTGGTTGCCGCTGCAGAACAACCTGCCGCACGCGCCGGTGTCGGGCATCATCGTGCAGGAGCACTTCAACGATCTGGTGATCTCCACGTACGGCCGCGGCTTCTGGATCCTCGACGATCTGTCGCCGTTGCAGCAGCTCGATCCGGCGGTGCTGGCCAAGGGAGCGCACCTGTTTGCCCCGCGCGCTGCCTATCGCTTCCGCCCCATCACGGCCCCCAGCACGACGTACGACGATCCCACCGCGGGCAATGATCCGGAGTACGGCGCCGCCATCAACTACTACCTCAAGGCACCGGCCAAGGCGGCGCCGATCGTGGAGATTCTCGACAACGGACGTGTGGTGCGCACGCTGCGTGGCAGCAACCGGGTTGGGCTCAATCGCCTGCATTGGGATCTGCGTGACGAACCGGGCCTCGAGGTGCGCCTGCTCACGAGTCCGCTGTTCGCGGAGCACATCGTGACGGGACCGCAGGGGCGCGTGGCGCCGGGCACGAATCGTCTGCAAATCCTCATGCCACCGGGGACCTACACCGTGCGCCTGCGCGTGGACGGTGTGACGCAGGAACATCCGCTGGTTGTGCGCAAGGACCCGAACAGCGCCGGCACCGAGGCGGAGATCACCGCCCAGGTGCGCGTGCTCATGGCACTCAAGGCGGAGCTCGACAAGGCGGCCACCGCGGTGGCGCGCGTGGAGAACGTGCGGCTCCAGGTGCAGCAGCTCCTCGGGCAACTGCAGCGGGGGGGCGGTGACGCCGATGCCGCCACCCGCCTGCGCGCGCTCGATCAGCAGCTCATCGATGCTGAAATGGCGCTGGTGGACCTCCGACTCACGGGCACCGGACAGGACGGGGTGCGATTCGGTTCCAAGCTCATCGGCAAGATGGGCTATCTCAGCAATGGGGTGGCCGTGGCGGACTTTGCCCCCACGACGCAGCATGTCGAGGTGCAGGGTATTCTCGCCAACGAGCTCGGCGCGGCGCTGCGCACGATCGACGGCATTCTGGCCAGCGAACTGCCGCCGGTGAACACCATGCTCGACGCGAAGGGATTGCCGAAGATCGTCGACCGGGGCGCGTCGGCAACCCGCATCGTGCCGTGACGCGAACCCCTGCACGCAGGTGACCTCCACCGATCGACATGCGGTCGGTGGAGCAAGGCTGGGTGTCTGGCTGGTGGTTGCGGCGGCCTTTCAATGGGCGCTGTTGGGACCCGTTGCGCGTGTGGCGTTCGCCGAGGGGATCGCGCCGCTCACGGTGGCCTTCTGGCGCGCGACGGTGGCCGCCCTGCTCTTTGCCACGCACGCCTCGGTGACCCGCGCCCACGCCCTGCGGCGGCAGGACCGCTTGCCGGCCATGCTGTTGGGGGTCGTGGCAGTCGCCGGGCTGTACGTGTCGTACTTCGAGAGCGTCCAGCGCGGTGGTGCGGCGCTCGCGGCCATTCTGCTGTACTCGGCGCCGGTGTGGGTGGCGCTGGGCGCGCACTTCGTCATGCGCGAGCGCGTGCCTGCGCGCGAGGCGGGCGCGCTGCTGCTGACGTTCGGTGGGGTGGTGCTGGTGGCGCTCTTCCCGGCCTCGGGAGCAGCGGACATTGCGGCCACGCCGGCGGCCGTGAGTTGGGGGCTCGCCTCTGGCCTGGCCTACGCGTTGTACTTCCTGCTGGGGCGGTCGCTGTTCGCGCACAACGCCCCGGCGCGTGTGATGGCGTGGGCGCTGGCAACCGGCGCCGTGGTGCTCGCCCCGTTCGTGCAGTGGGGCACGCTCACGTGGCGTGCCTGGGCGGCCATCGCCTTTCTGGCCACGGTGGCCACGTACGGCGCGTATCTGTCAAACGCCAATGGCCTCAAGCGCATTGGTGCGTCGCGGGCGTCCACCATTGCCACCTTGGAGCCCATTCTCGCCGTGGGGGCGGCGTTCCTGCTGTGGGGGGAGCGGCTCTCGATCCTGGGGGTGGTGGGCGCCAGTGCCGTTGTTGGCGGTGTCGTGCTGGCGGCTACGGCTTCGCGGCGCACAACCACGTAAGCGCCACATCGGCCACCGATCCCTTCGAGACCGGTCCGAACCCCGGGATCTTCACTTCGCGGTGCATCCCTTCCTTCGTGCCCGCCTCATCGAGGTAGTACCAGCTTTCCTTCGTGGCCACCACGCGCTTGGCGCAATCGTACATGCCAATCGTCCGGGAGCTCTTGAGTTCTCCCTTGGGATGCTTGAGCGGAGGCACGAGGGCCACGCGCACGGCCGCCGTCACCACCGTACCGGCGCGAGACACCGTGCCCGGTTCCACCAGCACCGCCGTTGGCGTGCCGATGCTGGTGCGGCCGATTTCCTTCGTGCCCTTGCGCCCCTGCGCCAGCAGGAGCGCCGGGGCGCACATCAGGAACACGAGTCGAACCGAGGCAGCACGCAACGCGGACGGGGATAACGCGTGGATCATGGTCATCACTTGCGGCGGCGGGCAGTGGAATCGGGGACGAACTCGAACGGCAGCTGCATGACCTGCTGTACGATACGCCCCTTGCGGACCGCCGGTGCAAACCGCTGCTCGCGCACGGCGCGGCGTACCGGCTCCACGAACAGGCGATTGGTCGTGGTGACCGCACTGAAGGTGTCCATGTTGGCTTCGCCGGTCATGCTCACCACGAACTCCGCCAGAACCCGCCCGGGTGCCTGCGCATCGAAGAGCGAGTCGGGGTAGATGGGGCGAATCAGGTTCACGGAATCGGGGCGCGCGGCGGCGTCCACGTCGTTGGCGACGTAGGCTTCCCCCGCTTCGATCATCTGGGCAATGCGCATGGCGGGGGTGGGCTCGTCCTTCTTGCGCTTGCGCTCACGCGGCTCGCCGCGCTTCGACCAGAGTACAATGGTCCCGCAGGCGCTGCTCATGCGCTGGTTTCCCTGAAACTCCACCGGAACCGACGCCGCGCCACTGTAGATCTCGATCCCCTCGAACGTTCGCGGGTCGAAGGCGTCGAGGTCCACTTCGCCGGCATAGAGCGGCTGGGCGTCGAGCCAGACGAGCGGCGCGCAGCGGCTGCCGCGAATGCGCACGGCGTTCTGCAGGCCGCGCGATTCGATGCGCATGCCGGGCACCATGCGGAAGACGTCCGTCATGCGCGCCGCATTGCGGCTCGCGAGGTCGGACGCCGTGAAGAACCGCCCGCTCCCGTAGCCCATGCGCCGGTAGAAGCCGGCCATGGGACCGTTGACCTCGCGTCGGCCCACCACCTGGACGGTGCTCAGCTCCACGGCAATGCGCTCCAGCCGCACGGTCGCGCGCGCGGGCTCGCCTGCCGTGATCTCCACGGCAACCGAGTCCGGACGGTAGCCAATGCGTCGGGCCACCAGCCACGCCGACCCAAGCGGCACCCCCGCCGCCGTGAACGTGCCGTTGTCGTCCGACTCCACCGACGTGGTCGTCCCGCGTCCCTGAATGCGAAGGCGTACCTGCGCGCCGCCAATGGGGAGCCCCAACGTGGTGTTGACGGTGCCACGAACCGTTCCCGTTGCCCCGCCAGCGGACTGCGCACGCGCCACCGTCGCGCCCACGCCGGTGAGGGCGATCATCGACCAGGCAGGGACGAGCCGATACATCAAACGGGGCATGCGCATAGAGGGCGCGCTCAAGGGCGCGGACTTGTGTGGGCGCGCGGGCGGGCTACGATGAATCATGATTCGTGCCTCCTGTGTGGGCAAGCGCCACTGGCTCACGCTCTGTTCCCTCGTGGCGTTGCTCTCAGGGTGTACCCCGCTGCGCCGCGCCGTTCCCCCTGAGGAGCTCCCGAGGCGGGTCGTGCTGGCGCTGGACGGCCTCGACTACCGTGATGTGCTCGACGCCCGGCGGCGCGGACGCTTTGCCGCCTTCCATGAGCCCGCGCGACTGTTTTCGACCTTCCCGTCGATCAGCGACATTGCCTGGCATGCCATCTTCGGCGTGAAACCTCCGCCGGGGTACCAGCGGGTGTACTACAGCACGCGGCACCGCCGGGTGCTGGGTGATGCGCTCTCGGCCATTCGCCCCATCGAGTACGAGGAGCGCATGGACCAGGCCTTCGATACCAAGTTCCACCATCTGGGGGCCTATCTCATCTCCTGGCCGGTGGCCAGGAAGGAAGTGGACACCGACGTTGAGCATGTGCTCCGCTCGCGCGGTCGCGAAACCGTGTATCTCTACAATGTCGGTCCCGACGCACTGCAGCACACGCGCGGCGACATTGCGCCCTACCTCGATCACCTCAGTGATCGACTCGACGCCTTGCAGCAGCGATATCGACAGCGCACGGGACGTTCGCTGGACATCGTCGTACTCTCCGATCACGGCCACAATCGCGCCCGCGAGGCGGCCTTCGTGCCGATTGCCGAGGCGCTGGCGGCGCACGGATTCGAAACGGCGCGCGTGCTCGATGCCCCAAACCGGGTGGCCTTCAGTGTCGACGGCGTCACCACCGGGTTCGGGGTGTTCTGTCATCCCGACTCCGTGGCGCGTGTGGCTGCCTTGCTCACCACCGTGCCGGGTGTGGAAATCGTCACGGCGCACGTCGCGCGCGATCGCTACACGGTATCGGCACGGCGCGCCGACGGCTCCGTGGACGACGCGGTCATCGAAGAGACGGCCCCCGCGGGTGGGCGGGAGGCCCGTTATCGCTACTTGCAGCAGCGCGGCGATCCGCTGGAGCTGGCCGGTACCGTGAGACACCTGCAGGCGGCCGGGTTGCTCGATGCGAACGGGTTTGCCCCCGAATCGGTGTGGGTGCGCGAGACCGCATCACACAGATATCCCGCGGCCGTTGTGCGCATCGTGCATGGACATGTCCGCGCCACGCAGAACCCCGCGCCTGTGCTCGTGTCCGTGGCCGACGACCATCGCGTGGGTTTGGGGATGGTCTCGGTGGCCAATCGCATGCGACCCCTGGGCGGCACGCACGGCGCGCTCGGCGCCACCAACGCCGTGGGGATGGTGCTCAGCAATGGCGTCGTGCCGCACGACGACGTTGCCTGGCGGGTACGCGAACAGTTCGGCGGCTTTGGGGATCTCAAGTCCCGCCCGTCGCACGACGGCACGTTGCAGGTGGTGGCAGGGCAGGAGCTGCGCCGCGACCGCTTCGTGCAACGTGCGTGGCCGCAGTGGAACGCGATGCCCGACACCGGTGCCGTGGTGATGCTGACACTCCCCAGGCGCGTGCTCGACGACGACCCGCGTGGCCGTTTCCTGCGCTTCGAGGTGCGCGTGCGCGATCAGTCGTCGGTGGACGGACGGACGGTGCGCACGGTCGCGGTACCGCTGACGCAGGCGTGGCGCAGCACTGAAGAACGGCAGGTGGCCTTGCCGGCGGGAATGGTCGGCCTCACGGCCCTCGATGCCGACAGCGATCTCACGCTGCGGGTGGTGCTCGAAGTGCGGCGCCCCGACAAGGATGGCTGGGTGATTGCCCGTGAGCAGACCGTGCTCACCATGGCGTTGCGGGTCGCCCCCGACGGGATTCCCTGGAGCTACTGACCGGGCTGCAACAGCCCTTCTGTCGGTGCCGAGCGCGGCGTAACGTTGATCGGCGGGCAATGGTGTCCGTCCTCACTTGCCAACCGAGCATGTCCCTCCTGCATCGTTCGCGTTCGCGCGGCGCGGCGTTCGGCCTCGCGGCTGCTGTGCTGTTGACCGGCTTTCGTGCCCACGCCCAGTCGCCCACTCGGCTGCTGCGCACCCCCAGTGTGAGCAGCCGCCATATCGCCTTCGCCTACGCCAACAACGTGTGGATCGTGGAGCGCGCGGGCGGTAGCGCGCGCCGGCTCACGAGCTTTCAGGGGCAGACGCAGAATCCCAAGCTGTCGCCCGACGGACGGCTGGTGGCGTTCAGCGCGGAGTATGCCGGCAATACCGACGTATATGTCGTGCCGGTGGAGGGCGGCCAGCCGACACGCCTGACCTGGCACCCCGGCGCCGACGTGGTGCAGGGGTGGACCCCCGACGGCAAGCAGGTGATGTTCGCCTCACCCCGCGCCACGTGGGCGCCCAACGCGGCTCCGCGCTTCTTCACGGTGCCCGTGACCGGCGGCGTGGAAACCGCCCTGCCGCTGCCGCGCGCATATCAGGGGAAGCTGTCCCCCGATGGTGGGCGCATTGCGTATCGCATGCCCACGTCATGGGATGAAGAACGACGCAACTACCGCGGCGGACAGAACAAGCCCATCTGGATCGTCGATCTCAAGTCCATGGCGCTCGACAGCACGCCATTCGCCGGCACGAAGGAGATGGATCCGGTGTGGGTGGGTGACGCGGTGTACTTCCTGTCGGATCGTGATGGCGTCTCGAACGTGTGGGCATTCGACACCCGCAGCCGCCGCCTGTCGCAGGTCACGCGGTTCACCGATTTCGATGTGAAGTCCTTGGACGCCGCGGGCACGACCGTGGTGTTCGAACAGGCCGGGTACATCCATGAACTCGAGACGCGTACCGGCGCGAGCACGGTGGTGCGCATTACTGCCGCGGGGGATTTCCCGTGGATGATGCCTGCCTGGAAGGAGGTAGGTGGGCGGGTCACCAACCTTGCGCTGTCGGCGACCGGCAAGCGTGCCGCCATTGAGGCACGCGGTGAGGTGTTCACGGTGCCCGCGGAGAAGGGAGACGTGCGCAACCTTACCGCCACCAGTGGCGCCGCCGAGATTGCGCCGCTCTGGTCTCCCGACGGTCGATCGGTGGCCTACTTCAGCGATGCCAGCGGCGAGTACCAGCTGGTGATCGCCCCGCAGGATGGCCTCGGGGCGCGGCGCACCATCGCGTTGCCCGAACCGAGCCGCCCCTATTCGCCAAGCTGGTCGCCCAACGGTCGGCACATCGCCTTTCAGGATACGCACTTCCGCATCTGGCTGGTGGATGTGGCGAGCGGGCAGGCGAAGGTGGCCGACCACGATCCGTATTTCATGGCCGATCGCAGCATCGTGCCGGTCTGGAGCCCCGACTCGCGCTACCTCGCGTACCCGAAGCGGCTCAAGTCCCTCATGCGTGCGCTGTTCGTGTACGACGTACAGGCCGGCACCGCCCGGCAGATCACCGATGGCATGGCGGACGCGACGAGTCCGGCGTGGGACGCGAGCGGCAAGTACCTGTGGTTCTTTGCCAGCACCACCTTCGCGCTCAACTCGTCGCTGCTCGACATGACGAAGTACGAGCGTCCGGAAACCAAGGCGCTCTACCTGGCGGTGCTCGCGAAGGGAGAGCCGTCGCCCCTGCTCCCCGAAAGCGACGAGGAAGCGCCGCGCGCCCTCGCACCACGTGACTCGGGGGTGACAACCACACCGGCCAGCGCGCGTCCGCGGGCGGACAGCGCGCGCGGTGATGCCATGAGCACGGCCGTGCGACCGGTGCGGATCGACTTCGACGGACTGCAGCAGCGCATCGTGGTGGTGTCGGGGCTGGCCGAACGCGACTACGGTACGCTCGTGGCAGGGCCGGCTGGTACGGTCTTCTTCCTCGAGCCCATTCCCGCCACGGGCACGTCAGCGGGAAGCGCCGCCGGCACCGGCAACACGCTGCATCGCTTTCAACTGTCCGCGCGTCGTGCCCAGCTCTTCGCCAGCGGTGTGGCGCAGTACACGGTGAGTGCCGATGGCCGCCGGCTGCTGTATCGCACGGCCGGGCAGAACGGTGGGCTGTACCTGGTCGATGCCGACAAGACGGTGCCCGCGCCCGGCAGCGGTCGCCTGGCGGTCACGCTGCGCGCCTACATCGATCCGCGTGAGGAGTTTCGGCAGATCTTCAACGAAGGGTGGCGCAATCAGCGCAACAACTTCTACGTGAAGAACCTGCATGGCACCGACTGGGCGGCGGTGAAGACGATGTACGAGCCGCTGCTGGCGCACGTGAATCACCGGGCCGATCTGAACTACCTCATCGACAACATGGGGGCCGAAACGGCGATCGGGCACTCGTACGTGCGCGGCGGCGACCTGCCCGACGTGCCCAACGCCAGCGGCGGATTGCTCGGTGCCGACTTTACCATCGAGGGGGATCGGTATCGTATTGCCCGCGTTTATGATGCGGAGAGCTGGAACCCGGAGTTGCGGGCGCCGCTGGTCACGCCAGGGGTGAACGTGTCGCGCGGCGACTATCTGCTCGCCATCAACGGCGTGGAGCTGCGCGCGCCCGACAACGTGTACCGGCTGCTCGATGGCACGGCCAACCGTCAGACCGTACTGACGGTGAACAGCCGCCCCGATTTGCAGGGAGCACGGCTCGTTACGGTGGTCCCCGTCGCCAACGAGCAGGGGCTGCGGACCCGCGCCTGGGTGGAGTCGAATCGTCGGTACGTGGACAGCGTGTCGAAGGGGACGCTGGCCTACGTGTATCTCCCCAACACGGGCGTGCCGGGGTATACCAGCTTCAACCGCTACTACTTTGCCCAGCAGGACCGGCTGGGGGTCGTGGTCGACGAGCGCTTCAACGGGGGCGGATCGGCGGCCGACTACATCGTGGACCTGCTTGGCCGTGACTTCGACGGGTACTTCAACAATCCGGTCGGCGACCGCTTCCCGTACACCAGCCCGGCCAATGGCATCTGGGGGCCCAAGGTCATGATCATCAACGAAATGGCCGGTTCGGGTGGGGATCTCATGCCCTACATGTTCAAGCGGCGCAAGCTGGGACCGCTGGTGGGGGCACGTACCTGGGGTGGCCTGGTGGCCACTACCGACACGCCGCCGTTCGTCGACGGCGGATCGATGATTGCGCCGCGCTTCGGCTTCTTCTCCCGCGAGAACGCCTTCGCGGTGGAGAATGAAGGCGTGGCCCCGGACATCGACGTGGAGAATTTTCCGCGCGAGGTGAACGCGGGGCGTGATCCGCAACTCGAGCGCGCCACGCAGGAGGCGCTGCGTCTGCTGTCCACCTGGAAGAATCCGCGAGCCACCACGGAGCCCACGCCTCCCGTGTGGGGGAAGCGAGGTCGCTGAGCCATGCCCAATCCTCGTATTCTCAATCGCAAGCTCCACCGCTGGGGGGCCATCGCCACGGCGCTGCCGTTCCTGCTGGTCATCGTCACGGGCCTGCTGCTGCAGCTCAAGAAGCAGCTGCCATGGGTGCAGCCGCCCGAGCAGCGCACGGCGAACACGGTCCCGAGCCTCAGCATGGAGCAGATCCTGCGCGCGGCGAAATCGGTGCCCGAGGCGGCCGTCACCGATTGGCGCGATATCGATCGGCTCGATGTGCGCCCCGCCAAGGGCATCGTGAAGGTGACCGCGAACAACCGATGGGAAGTACAGGTGGATCTGGGCACGGGTGCCGTGCTGCAGGCCGCGTACCGGCGCTCCGATCTCATCGAGCAGCTGCACGATGGTTCGTGGTTTGCCGATGCCGCGAAGCTCTGGCTGTTTCTCCCGTCGGGGGTGGTGGTGCTTGGGTTGTGGATCACCGGGCTCTATCTGTTCGTGCTCCCCTTCCTCGCGCGCGCGCAGAAGCGCCAGCGCGAGTCCTGAGTCAGGGGCCATCATGCCGGTGCGGCATCCTTCGGCAGTCGTGACCTCTCCCCGCGACGTGCTGCGCTGGAGCGTGGCCCGCGCCCGGGCACGATTGCCACATCCCCCGCGCGCGCCCATCGAAGGGGTTGCTCCGGATCTGTCGTACCTGCACGCCAATCGCCACGAGCCCGCCTACACGTGGATTGGCCATTCGTCGGCGCTGCTGCAGATCGGCGGCGCCAACCTGCTGCTCGACCCGATGTTCAGTCGGACGGCGTCGCCGTTCCGCTATTTCGGGCCACGTCGGCATCAACCGCCCGGACTCACGGTGGCGCAGCTTCCGCACATCGATGCGGTGCTGCTCACGCACAATCATTACGACCA
This genomic interval carries:
- a CDS encoding DMT family transporter → MTSTDRHAVGGARLGVWLVVAAAFQWALLGPVARVAFAEGIAPLTVAFWRATVAALLFATHASVTRAHALRRQDRLPAMLLGVVAVAGLYVSYFESVQRGGAALAAILLYSAPVWVALGAHFVMRERVPAREAGALLLTFGGVVLVALFPASGAADIAATPAAVSWGLASGLAYALYFLLGRSLFAHNAPARVMAWALATGAVVLAPFVQWGTLTWRAWAAIAFLATVATYGAYLSNANGLKRIGASRASTIATLEPILAVGAAFLLWGERLSILGVVGASAVVGGVVLAATASRRTTT
- a CDS encoding S41 family peptidase, which codes for MSLLHRSRSRGAAFGLAAAVLLTGFRAHAQSPTRLLRTPSVSSRHIAFAYANNVWIVERAGGSARRLTSFQGQTQNPKLSPDGRLVAFSAEYAGNTDVYVVPVEGGQPTRLTWHPGADVVQGWTPDGKQVMFASPRATWAPNAAPRFFTVPVTGGVETALPLPRAYQGKLSPDGGRIAYRMPTSWDEERRNYRGGQNKPIWIVDLKSMALDSTPFAGTKEMDPVWVGDAVYFLSDRDGVSNVWAFDTRSRRLSQVTRFTDFDVKSLDAAGTTVVFEQAGYIHELETRTGASTVVRITAAGDFPWMMPAWKEVGGRVTNLALSATGKRAAIEARGEVFTVPAEKGDVRNLTATSGAAEIAPLWSPDGRSVAYFSDASGEYQLVIAPQDGLGARRTIALPEPSRPYSPSWSPNGRHIAFQDTHFRIWLVDVASGQAKVADHDPYFMADRSIVPVWSPDSRYLAYPKRLKSLMRALFVYDVQAGTARQITDGMADATSPAWDASGKYLWFFASTTFALNSSLLDMTKYERPETKALYLAVLAKGEPSPLLPESDEEAPRALAPRDSGVTTTPASARPRADSARGDAMSTAVRPVRIDFDGLQQRIVVVSGLAERDYGTLVAGPAGTVFFLEPIPATGTSAGSAAGTGNTLHRFQLSARRAQLFASGVAQYTVSADGRRLLYRTAGQNGGLYLVDADKTVPAPGSGRLAVTLRAYIDPREEFRQIFNEGWRNQRNNFYVKNLHGTDWAAVKTMYEPLLAHVNHRADLNYLIDNMGAETAIGHSYVRGGDLPDVPNASGGLLGADFTIEGDRYRIARVYDAESWNPELRAPLVTPGVNVSRGDYLLAINGVELRAPDNVYRLLDGTANRQTVLTVNSRPDLQGARLVTVVPVANEQGLRTRAWVESNRRYVDSVSKGTLAYVYLPNTGVPGYTSFNRYYFAQQDRLGVVVDERFNGGGSAADYIVDLLGRDFDGYFNNPVGDRFPYTSPANGIWGPKVMIINEMAGSGGDLMPYMFKRRKLGPLVGARTWGGLVATTDTPPFVDGGSMIAPRFGFFSRENAFAVENEGVAPDIDVENFPREVNAGRDPQLERATQEALRLLSTWKNPRATTEPTPPVWGKRGR
- a CDS encoding PepSY domain-containing protein, producing the protein MPNPRILNRKLHRWGAIATALPFLLVIVTGLLLQLKKQLPWVQPPEQRTANTVPSLSMEQILRAAKSVPEAAVTDWRDIDRLDVRPAKGIVKVTANNRWEVQVDLGTGAVLQAAYRRSDLIEQLHDGSWFADAAKLWLFLPSGVVVLGLWITGLYLFVLPFLARAQKRQRES
- a CDS encoding surface-adhesin E family protein; the protein is MCAPALLLAQGRKGTKEIGRTSIGTPTAVLVEPGTVSRAGTVVTAAVRVALVPPLKHPKGELKSSRTIGMYDCAKRVVATKESWYYLDEAGTKEGMHREVKIPGFGPVSKGSVADVALTWLCAAKP
- a CDS encoding carboxypeptidase regulatory-like domain-containing protein; its protein translation is MPRLMYRLVPAWSMIALTGVGATVARAQSAGGATGTVRGTVNTTLGLPIGGAQVRLRIQGRGTTTSVESDDNGTFTAAGVPLGSAWLVARRIGYRPDSVAVEITAGEPARATVRLERIAVELSTVQVVGRREVNGPMAGFYRRMGYGSGRFFTASDLASRNAARMTDVFRMVPGMRIESRGLQNAVRIRGSRCAPLVWLDAQPLYAGEVDLDAFDPRTFEGIEIYSGAASVPVEFQGNQRMSSACGTIVLWSKRGEPRERKRKKDEPTPAMRIAQMIEAGEAYVANDVDAAARPDSVNLIRPIYPDSLFDAQAPGRVLAEFVVSMTGEANMDTFSAVTTTNRLFVEPVRRAVREQRFAPAVRKGRIVQQVMQLPFEFVPDSTARRRK